One region of Mucilaginibacter gotjawali genomic DNA includes:
- the purU gene encoding formyltetrahydrofolate deformylase yields the protein MIIVIQCTDQVGLVASITKVMAREQLNIVSMREHVDQAQNRFFMRLEVSHESDPEHLERKLRDILPANPIVHINPLPQKRVVVMVTKEYHCLADILIRNYYGTLGATVMAVIGNHAVLEDICKRFDMPFYAVSHENISKPEFEEKIATIIDQYDPDYIVLAKFMRILSPALVEKFPMRIINIHHSFLPAFIGANPYKKAFERGVKLIGATAHFVSNELDEGPIIAQQIISVNHSYTVADMVKAGKEIETAVLATALKLVFEDRVFVYKNKTVVFD from the coding sequence ATGATCATTGTTATCCAATGTACCGACCAGGTGGGCCTGGTAGCCTCTATAACGAAAGTTATGGCACGCGAGCAGCTTAATATCGTTTCGATGCGCGAGCATGTGGACCAGGCACAAAACCGCTTTTTTATGCGGCTGGAAGTATCCCACGAAAGCGACCCCGAACACCTTGAAAGGAAACTGCGTGATATCCTCCCTGCAAACCCGATTGTGCATATCAATCCGCTTCCGCAAAAAAGGGTAGTTGTGATGGTTACCAAAGAATACCATTGCCTGGCCGATATTTTGATCCGCAATTATTACGGCACGCTGGGCGCTACAGTAATGGCAGTTATCGGCAATCACGCCGTGTTGGAGGATATCTGCAAACGCTTTGATATGCCCTTTTACGCTGTGTCGCACGAAAATATCAGCAAGCCGGAGTTCGAAGAAAAGATCGCGACCATTATTGATCAATACGACCCGGATTATATTGTACTGGCCAAGTTTATGCGGATTTTATCCCCGGCACTGGTGGAAAAATTCCCGATGCGGATCATCAATATCCATCACTCTTTTTTACCTGCCTTTATCGGCGCAAACCCCTACAAAAAAGCTTTTGAGCGCGGTGTTAAACTGATAGGGGCCACTGCACATTTTGTATCCAATGAACTGGATGAAGGGCCGATCATCGCGCAGCAAATTATCTCTGTAAACCACTCTTACACCGTGGCCGACATGGTAAAGGCCGGTAAAGAGATTGAAACTGCCGTACTGGCAACCGCCCTTAAACTGGTTTTTGAAGACCGGGTGTTTGTGTATAAGAATAAAACAGTGGTGTTTGATTGA
- a CDS encoding YqaE/Pmp3 family membrane protein — protein MNYEQLNQPSSPSTYSTKFFIFIRNKTLHFNIIANRNNHINSMIMRYFLCFLCPPIAILTTGRMGSFVLNIILTLLFWIPGIIHSILVVNDFYEDRRFRRYARATRRGF, from the coding sequence ATGAACTATGAACAACTCAATCAGCCATCCTCTCCATCAACTTATTCAACTAAATTTTTTATTTTTATCCGTAACAAAACCCTGCATTTTAATATCATAGCGAATAGGAACAACCATATTAACTCAATGATCATGCGTTACTTTTTATGCTTTTTGTGCCCGCCGATAGCCATATTGACCACCGGCAGAATGGGGTCGTTTGTGTTGAACATTATTTTAACACTTTTATTCTGGATCCCGGGCATCATCCACTCCATTTTGGTGGTGAACGATTTTTATGAAGACAGGCGTTTCAGGCGTTATGCAAGGGCAACCCGCAGAGGGTTTTAG
- a CDS encoding DHCW motif cupin fold protein translates to MDAENIPFPVINWENVAKTTHPGTTGAAWWQTLQFEALRVRIVEYSEGYLADHWCRKGHIVHCLEGAFTTELETGESFQLTAGMSYMVSDELSSHRSVTQSGVKLLIIDGDFLKLKAAVQTEYLQTILPK, encoded by the coding sequence ATGGATGCTGAAAATATACCCTTCCCGGTAATCAACTGGGAAAATGTTGCCAAAACAACGCACCCCGGAACTACCGGCGCTGCCTGGTGGCAAACCCTGCAATTTGAGGCTTTGCGGGTAAGGATAGTTGAATACAGTGAAGGTTATTTGGCCGATCACTGGTGCCGGAAAGGCCATATAGTACACTGCCTGGAAGGTGCGTTTACCACTGAATTGGAAACCGGCGAAAGTTTTCAATTAACCGCGGGGATGAGCTATATGGTATCTGACGAGTTAAGTTCCCATCGTTCCGTTACCCAAAGCGGGGTAAAATTGCTGATCATTGACGGTGATTTTTTGAAATTGAAAGCCGCTGTTCAAACTGAATATTTACAAACTATCCTCCCCAAATAG
- a CDS encoding Gfo/Idh/MocA family oxidoreductase, with protein MSSRRDFLQKSAIVAGGSLLASTFNNKAFAIFKNRMMPSDQLNIGAIGINGMGWADVTAALKVPGVNLVAICDVDKNVMDKRMADLAKMNYDTSKIRRYDDYQALLDQKDIDAVVIGTPDHWHAMIMMHAVEAGKDVYVEKPVGNSIGECRAMVKAQERYNKVVQAGQWQRSQQHFKDAVDFVHSGQLGNIRTVKVWCYQGWMKPGPVVADSAAPAGVNYAGWLGPAKTVPFNASRFHFNFRWFWDYAGGLMTDWGVHLLDYGLLGMNSPVPKSVSALGGRFAYPELYEETPDTLTTLYEFDGFNMVWDSAMGIDNGSYNRDHGIAYIGNNGTLILNRGGWEVIEERQSKSKVAKPFVASSDNGLDKHWENFVSVVKSRKMEDLHCPIQAGAHVATVAQMGNIAYRTGKKLEWNDAAHEFTDKGVNREYLMKEYHNGYKLPKV; from the coding sequence ATGAGTTCACGAAGAGATTTTTTGCAAAAATCGGCCATAGTGGCCGGGGGCAGCCTGCTGGCCTCAACCTTTAACAATAAAGCCTTTGCTATTTTTAAAAACCGGATGATGCCCAGCGACCAGCTGAACATTGGCGCTATCGGCATCAATGGCATGGGCTGGGCCGATGTAACCGCCGCCTTAAAAGTGCCCGGCGTAAACCTGGTGGCCATTTGCGATGTGGATAAAAATGTAATGGACAAACGGATGGCCGACCTGGCCAAAATGAACTATGATACCTCGAAGATAAGGCGGTATGATGATTACCAGGCGCTGTTGGATCAAAAAGATATTGATGCCGTGGTAATTGGCACGCCCGACCATTGGCACGCCATGATTATGATGCATGCGGTAGAAGCGGGAAAAGATGTTTATGTTGAAAAACCGGTAGGCAACTCCATAGGCGAGTGCAGGGCGATGGTAAAGGCGCAGGAACGGTATAACAAAGTAGTACAGGCCGGCCAATGGCAGCGCAGCCAGCAGCATTTTAAGGATGCGGTAGACTTTGTACACAGTGGTCAGCTGGGTAATATCCGTACGGTAAAAGTTTGGTGTTACCAGGGCTGGATGAAACCCGGCCCGGTGGTAGCCGACAGTGCTGCACCGGCCGGCGTTAACTATGCAGGCTGGCTCGGCCCGGCAAAAACGGTTCCGTTTAACGCAAGCCGGTTCCATTTTAATTTCCGCTGGTTTTGGGATTATGCAGGCGGGTTGATGACCGACTGGGGCGTTCACCTGCTGGATTATGGTTTACTCGGGATGAATTCGCCCGTGCCTAAATCGGTATCGGCACTGGGCGGGCGTTTTGCTTACCCCGAATTGTATGAAGAAACGCCCGATACCTTAACCACGCTGTATGAATTTGACGGCTTCAATATGGTTTGGGATTCGGCCATGGGTATTGATAATGGCTCCTACAACCGCGACCATGGGATTGCTTATATTGGCAATAATGGTACGCTGATACTAAACCGTGGCGGCTGGGAAGTTATTGAAGAGCGGCAAAGCAAAAGCAAGGTGGCAAAGCCATTTGTGGCCTCGTCAGATAACGGGCTGGATAAGCATTGGGAGAATTTTGTAAGCGTGGTAAAATCGCGCAAGATGGAGGATCTGCATTGCCCCATCCAGGCCGGCGCACATGTGGCTACCGTTGCGCAAATGGGAAATATTGCCTATCGCACCGGCAAAAAACTGGAATGGAATGATGCTGCGCATGAATTTACAGACAAAGGAGTAAACCGGGAATACCTGATGAAGGAATACCATAACGGGTATAAACTGCCGAAGGTTTAA
- a CDS encoding sigma-54-dependent transcriptional regulator has translation MQKDKLLIIDDEERLRNLLARILQLEGYDVLVAANGKDGLKKLQQENVPVVISDVKLPDYNGIDLTLQIKSIRPATEVIVLTAFGTINDGVKAIKSGAFDYITKGDDNEKIIPLVSKAMDKALLQYRVQELEQKLNDKFGFDRLIGKSAAVTEVIKLAQKVALTDTTVLLLGETGTGKELFAEAIHQASPRHNKAFVAVNCSAFTKELLESELFGHKAGSFTGAVKDKKGLFEEANGGTIFLDEIGELDHELQAKLLRVLESQQFLKIGDTKPTQVNVRILAATNRNLQEEVSKEGFRSDLYYRLSVFQITLPALRDRKKDIKLLAEYFMNYFGLKVKKQFTGMTDKFVEKLEAYGWPGNIRELKNVIERAVILADEAVLDESLLPYEMQEPSPVKAGNSLSAFDLASIEKLHIQRVLNHTHGNRAEAARLLNIGVATLYRKLKDYGME, from the coding sequence ATGCAAAAGGACAAGCTGTTAATAATTGACGATGAGGAGCGCCTGCGTAACCTGCTGGCCAGGATCCTGCAACTTGAAGGGTATGATGTGCTGGTAGCTGCCAATGGAAAAGATGGATTGAAAAAACTCCAGCAGGAGAATGTTCCGGTTGTTATTAGTGACGTAAAGCTGCCTGATTATAATGGTATCGATCTTACCCTGCAGATAAAATCAATACGCCCTGCAACCGAGGTTATTGTTTTAACGGCATTTGGGACGATAAATGATGGCGTAAAAGCTATTAAATCGGGCGCGTTTGATTATATAACCAAGGGTGATGATAACGAAAAGATCATCCCGCTGGTGAGCAAAGCGATGGATAAGGCTTTGTTGCAATACCGTGTACAGGAATTGGAACAAAAGCTGAATGATAAATTCGGTTTCGACCGGCTGATCGGTAAATCAGCGGCGGTAACCGAAGTGATCAAGCTTGCGCAAAAAGTTGCATTAACCGATACTACCGTTTTGCTCCTAGGAGAAACCGGTACAGGGAAAGAGTTATTCGCTGAGGCGATACACCAGGCCAGCCCGCGCCACAATAAGGCATTTGTTGCCGTAAATTGCAGCGCCTTTACAAAGGAGTTATTAGAGAGTGAGTTATTCGGGCACAAGGCCGGGTCATTTACCGGTGCTGTAAAAGATAAAAAAGGGCTTTTTGAAGAAGCTAATGGCGGTACTATTTTTTTAGATGAAATAGGGGAGCTGGACCACGAACTGCAGGCCAAATTACTCCGTGTGCTTGAGTCGCAGCAGTTTTTAAAAATTGGCGACACCAAGCCTACCCAGGTAAATGTGCGCATATTGGCGGCCACCAACCGCAATTTACAGGAAGAAGTAAGTAAAGAGGGTTTCCGCTCTGACTTGTATTACCGTTTATCGGTATTCCAGATCACACTGCCGGCATTGCGCGACCGGAAAAAAGATATCAAACTGCTTGCTGAGTATTTTATGAATTATTTTGGCCTTAAAGTCAAAAAACAATTCACCGGGATGACTGACAAGTTTGTAGAAAAGCTGGAAGCCTATGGCTGGCCCGGCAACATCCGCGAATTAAAGAATGTGATTGAACGGGCGGTTATATTGGCTGATGAGGCAGTACTTGATGAAAGCCTGCTGCCTTACGAAATGCAGGAACCTTCGCCGGTAAAGGCCGGCAATTCCCTATCCGCATTCGACCTGGCATCTATAGAAAAACTTCATATCCAGCGGGTTTTAAATCATACCCACGGCAACCGCGCCGAAGCGGCTCGCCTGCTTAATATCGGCGTTGCTACGTTGTACCGAAAATTGAAAGATTACGGGATGGAATGA
- a CDS encoding cation:proton antiporter, with the protein MNIDEILTATIVLTSVFAYVNHRWIKWPPTIGIMVLALLFSILLAIVGKFDPSLTKKAVSIVASIDFQKALMNFMLSFLLFAGAIQINANKLKKERWPIIILSTVGTIISTFLVGGLSWYLFKFFGINIDFIYCLLFGALISPTDPIAVLSILKAAKIPSSLEIKISGESLFNDGVAVVLFISIAELAKNGTADFHAFGLVKLFMQEAVGGLLFGVILGYTGYLALRSIDNYAVEILITLAIVMGGYSIAGYLHISGPLAMVVAGIITGNKVKDEVMSDVTQDYLSKFWELIDEILNAVLFLLIGMEMLIIKINAIVFLIGMIIILIVLLARWISVIIPVYFLKFWISFEKNVVPILTWGGLRGGLSVALALSLSPAMHKDEFVLVTYIVVVFSILVQGLTIGDFVRRLAKRQELKAN; encoded by the coding sequence ATGAATATTGACGAGATTTTAACAGCAACCATCGTTTTAACATCTGTTTTCGCTTATGTCAACCATAGGTGGATCAAATGGCCGCCAACCATCGGGATTATGGTGCTTGCGCTGTTGTTTTCCATTTTGCTGGCTATCGTGGGTAAATTCGACCCGTCGTTAACTAAAAAGGCTGTTTCAATCGTCGCTTCCATCGATTTTCAGAAGGCATTGATGAATTTTATGCTCAGCTTCCTGCTGTTTGCAGGGGCCATCCAGATCAATGCTAATAAGCTGAAAAAGGAAAGATGGCCAATCATTATATTATCTACCGTAGGTACTATTATTTCCACTTTCCTGGTAGGGGGGCTTTCCTGGTACCTTTTTAAATTTTTCGGGATAAATATTGATTTTATTTACTGCCTTTTATTTGGTGCGCTGATCTCGCCAACTGACCCGATTGCTGTACTGTCAATTTTAAAAGCAGCAAAGATCCCTTCATCGCTTGAGATCAAAATATCGGGCGAGTCCTTATTTAATGATGGCGTTGCTGTGGTATTGTTTATCAGCATTGCTGAGCTGGCCAAAAACGGAACTGCCGATTTCCATGCTTTCGGCCTTGTGAAATTATTTATGCAGGAAGCTGTAGGCGGCCTTTTATTTGGCGTTATTTTAGGATACACGGGTTATTTAGCGCTGCGAAGTATCGATAATTATGCGGTCGAGATTTTAATCACCCTGGCAATTGTAATGGGCGGCTATTCTATCGCGGGGTATTTGCATATTTCGGGGCCCCTCGCTATGGTAGTTGCCGGAATCATCACCGGGAATAAAGTCAAAGACGAAGTAATGTCTGACGTTACCCAGGACTATTTAAGTAAGTTTTGGGAACTCATAGACGAGATATTAAACGCCGTGCTTTTTTTACTGATCGGCATGGAAATGCTGATCATCAAAATTAACGCAATTGTATTTCTTATCGGGATGATCATCATCCTGATAGTCTTGCTTGCCAGGTGGATCTCTGTAATTATCCCTGTTTACTTTTTGAAATTTTGGATCAGCTTTGAAAAAAATGTAGTGCCCATCCTCACCTGGGGCGGGCTTAGGGGCGGATTATCAGTAGCTCTTGCTTTGTCCCTTTCGCCTGCCATGCATAAAGATGAATTTGTACTGGTAACTTATATCGTGGTTGTATTTTCAATACTGGTACAAGGCTTAACCATCGGTGATTTTGTACGACGGCTTGCCAAACGCCAGGAACTAAAAGCAAACTGA
- a CDS encoding potassium-transporting ATPase subunit F — MIALFIVAIAVFFYMVYVLLKPEKF, encoded by the coding sequence ATGATCGCATTATTTATCGTAGCCATCGCCGTATTTTTTTATATGGTTTATGTGCTCCTCAAACCCGAAAAATTTTAA
- the kdpA gene encoding potassium-transporting ATPase subunit KdpA: MNTEILGVIFMYLAMVGLAIPLGMYIARVFKGEKTWLDFMAPLERLIYKLSGIDPTREMNWKQHLKAMLTISVIWLFYAFFCLIFQGHLPLNPDHNPGQTPDLAFNTALSFLTNTNMQDYSGESGVTYYTQVFVLMFFQFVSAATGIAAMMVVVKAMKDKVTDKLGNFWDFLVKSVTRILLPLSFVVAVILAFNGTPTSYKGKDTVIGLQGDTVHISRGPAAAMIAIKQMGTNGGGWFGTNSAHPLENPNYLTNMVENISIVLIPIALVFALGYYLNKKKLAWVIFGVMTVGFMSMLIPSIRAEIGGNPAIAHLGISQPGGSMEGKEVRFGPAASAYWGITTTVTSNGSCNAMHDSMMPISGMGQMFDMMINAFYGGVGVGYLNFYIFIIIAVFISGLMVGRTPEFLGRKIEAREMKIASLIALLHPFLILVGTMIASWVLVNYPNINWSVKPSAWLNNPGFHGFSEMLYQFSSASANNGSGYAGLTANNIFWNFGTGLVIFLGRFLPIIGPVAIAGILANKKFIPESAGTLKTDTVTFGLMIFAVIVIIAALAFFPALTLGPIAEHFSLK; encoded by the coding sequence ATGAATACTGAAATCTTAGGTGTCATTTTTATGTACCTGGCAATGGTTGGCCTGGCCATACCGCTGGGCATGTACATAGCCAGGGTATTTAAGGGTGAGAAAACCTGGCTCGACTTTATGGCCCCGTTGGAAAGGCTGATATACAAACTAAGCGGCATCGACCCTACCCGCGAAATGAACTGGAAACAACATTTAAAAGCAATGCTAACCATCAGCGTCATTTGGCTGTTTTATGCTTTTTTCTGTTTAATCTTCCAGGGGCATTTACCATTAAACCCCGATCATAACCCAGGGCAAACGCCTGATCTTGCTTTTAATACGGCGTTGAGCTTTTTAACAAACACCAACATGCAGGATTACTCGGGCGAAAGCGGGGTAACTTATTATACACAAGTATTTGTGTTAATGTTTTTTCAGTTTGTTAGTGCCGCAACAGGCATTGCAGCCATGATGGTGGTAGTTAAGGCAATGAAAGATAAGGTTACCGATAAACTGGGCAATTTCTGGGATTTTTTGGTGAAATCTGTTACCAGGATTTTACTGCCTTTGAGTTTTGTAGTGGCTGTTATTTTGGCTTTTAACGGCACACCAACCAGTTACAAAGGGAAGGACACCGTAATAGGATTACAGGGCGATACGGTTCACATTTCACGCGGTCCGGCAGCAGCTATGATCGCCATAAAACAAATGGGTACTAACGGCGGCGGCTGGTTTGGCACAAATTCGGCACACCCGCTCGAAAATCCTAACTATTTAACAAATATGGTTGAAAATATCAGCATCGTTCTTATTCCGATCGCGCTGGTGTTTGCACTGGGCTATTATCTGAACAAAAAGAAGCTGGCCTGGGTGATTTTTGGCGTGATGACGGTAGGATTTATGTCGATGCTTATCCCTTCTATCCGGGCGGAAATTGGCGGCAACCCGGCGATAGCGCATTTAGGTATCAGCCAGCCGGGCGGATCAATGGAAGGCAAGGAAGTTCGTTTCGGCCCGGCCGCTTCAGCTTACTGGGGTATTACTACCACTGTAACTTCTAACGGTTCATGTAATGCTATGCACGACAGCATGATGCCGATATCCGGCATGGGGCAGATGTTTGATATGATGATCAACGCCTTTTATGGCGGGGTTGGGGTGGGCTATCTTAACTTCTACATTTTTATCATCATTGCCGTATTTATATCGGGATTGATGGTTGGGCGGACGCCTGAGTTTTTGGGACGAAAGATTGAAGCGCGTGAAATGAAAATTGCTTCGCTTATTGCTTTGCTGCACCCTTTTTTAATATTGGTAGGTACCATGATCGCATCATGGGTGTTGGTGAATTACCCGAATATAAACTGGTCTGTTAAGCCGTCGGCGTGGTTAAATAACCCAGGCTTTCACGGCTTTTCCGAAATGTTATATCAGTTTAGCTCAGCTTCGGCCAATAACGGTTCCGGTTATGCAGGGTTAACAGCAAATAACATTTTCTGGAACTTCGGTACCGGTTTGGTGATCTTCCTTGGGCGGTTTTTACCGATTATTGGTCCGGTAGCCATCGCTGGAATCCTGGCCAACAAAAAATTCATTCCCGAATCAGCAGGAACACTTAAAACTGATACTGTAACATTTGGTTTAATGATTTTTGCTGTGATCGTCATAATTGCTGCACTGGCATTCTTCCCGGCATTGACTTTAGGGCCTATAGCTGAACACTTTTCACTTAAATAA
- the kdpB gene encoding potassium-transporting ATPase subunit KdpB has product MRSNQNTLFQRDQVKEAFLHSFTKLNPRLLFRNPVMFTVEIGAAIMLVVTVFSLFNKTQGSFAYNLTIFIILYLTVQFATFAEAIAEARGKAQAESLRKTREETPARLLVDGKEKTVMSSLLRKGDVFICEAGDNIPTDGEIIEGIATIDESAITGESAPVIRESGGDKSSVTGGTKVLSDKIKVMVTTQPGESFLDKMIALVEGASRQKTPNEIALTILLAGFTLIFVIVCVTLKPFGDYANTPITIAAFISLFVCLIPTTIGGLLSAIGIAGMDRALRANVITKSGKAVETAGDLDTLLLDKTGTITIGNRKATNFYPASGVNELDFITACVLSSLADETPEGKSIVELGENGKTKVNAKVPDGSVFIKFTAETRSSGLDTPDGLRIRKGAFDSIRNIALKAGNSFPADVEENVKVISSNGGTPLVVSQNEKILGVIELQDIIKPGIAERFERLRKMGVKTVMVTGDNPLTAKFIANKAGVDDFIAEAKPEDKMNYIKAEQQGGKLVAMMGDGTNDAPALAQADVGVAMNSGTQAAKEAGNMVDLDNDPTKLIEIVEIGKQLLMTRGTLTTFSIANDVAKYFAIVPALFMVSIPALKSLNIMDLHSPQSAILSAVIFNAIIIPMLIPLALRGVEYKPIGASALLRRNLFIYGLGGVLVPFIGIKLIDLLVGILI; this is encoded by the coding sequence ATGAGATCAAATCAAAATACATTATTTCAGCGCGACCAGGTGAAAGAGGCGTTCCTGCATTCTTTCACTAAGCTGAACCCACGCTTATTATTCCGTAACCCGGTGATGTTCACCGTGGAGATCGGTGCGGCGATTATGCTGGTGGTAACTGTTTTCTCGCTGTTCAATAAAACACAGGGAAGCTTTGCTTACAACCTCACTATATTCATTATTTTATACCTCACCGTACAATTTGCCACTTTTGCCGAAGCGATTGCCGAAGCGCGCGGCAAGGCACAGGCCGAAAGCCTGCGCAAAACCCGCGAGGAAACACCTGCCCGCCTGCTGGTTGACGGCAAAGAAAAGACAGTAATGTCCTCTTTATTAAGAAAAGGAGATGTTTTTATCTGCGAAGCAGGCGACAATATCCCAACCGACGGCGAGATCATTGAAGGTATTGCTACCATTGATGAGTCGGCAATTACCGGTGAATCTGCGCCGGTGATTCGCGAATCGGGCGGTGATAAATCATCGGTAACCGGTGGTACAAAGGTACTGTCGGATAAGATAAAGGTGATGGTGACTACCCAGCCGGGCGAAAGCTTCCTGGATAAGATGATTGCCCTGGTTGAAGGTGCATCGCGCCAGAAAACACCAAATGAAATAGCATTAACCATATTGCTGGCGGGTTTCACGCTGATCTTCGTGATCGTGTGCGTTACCTTAAAGCCATTTGGCGATTATGCCAATACCCCTATTACCATTGCGGCATTTATTTCACTATTTGTTTGTTTGATACCCACAACCATCGGTGGCCTGTTATCGGCCATCGGTATTGCGGGTATGGACAGGGCGTTGCGTGCCAATGTAATTACCAAATCAGGTAAAGCCGTTGAAACAGCCGGTGACCTTGACACCCTGTTGCTTGATAAAACCGGTACAATCACCATTGGTAACCGTAAGGCTACTAACTTTTATCCTGCAAGCGGAGTAAATGAACTGGATTTTATTACCGCCTGTGTTTTAAGCTCGCTGGCTGACGAAACTCCCGAAGGTAAATCCATCGTTGAGCTGGGTGAAAACGGTAAAACTAAAGTAAACGCTAAGGTGCCTGATGGTTCGGTGTTTATTAAGTTCACGGCCGAAACCCGTTCAAGCGGTTTGGATACCCCTGATGGTTTGCGCATCCGTAAAGGCGCTTTCGACTCTATCCGTAACATCGCCCTTAAGGCCGGAAATTCATTCCCTGCAGATGTGGAAGAAAATGTGAAAGTGATCTCTTCAAATGGCGGTACCCCTTTAGTGGTATCACAAAACGAAAAGATCCTGGGCGTAATTGAATTACAGGACATTATTAAACCGGGTATAGCCGAGCGTTTTGAACGCCTGCGCAAAATGGGTGTAAAAACGGTAATGGTAACTGGTGACAACCCTTTAACCGCCAAATTTATTGCCAATAAAGCCGGTGTGGATGATTTTATTGCCGAGGCTAAGCCCGAAGATAAAATGAACTACATTAAAGCTGAGCAACAGGGCGGAAAACTGGTCGCCATGATGGGCGACGGTACAAATGACGCGCCCGCTTTGGCCCAGGCTGACGTTGGCGTAGCAATGAACAGCGGCACGCAGGCCGCCAAAGAAGCCGGTAACATGGTTGATTTGGATAACGACCCTACCAAACTGATTGAGATCGTTGAGATAGGCAAGCAGTTGCTGATGACCCGCGGTACTTTAACCACCTTCTCTATCGCTAACGACGTGGCTAAATATTTTGCTATTGTTCCGGCTTTATTCATGGTTTCCATTCCGGCCTTAAAATCGCTGAATATTATGGACCTGCACAGCCCGCAATCGGCTATACTATCAGCTGTGATATTTAATGCCATTATTATCCCGATGCTTATTCCATTGGCTTTAAGAGGCGTTGAATACAAACCGATAGGAGCAAGCGCTTTATTGCGCCGTAACCTGTTTATCTATGGCCTGGGCGGCGTATTGGTTCCGTTCATAGGTATCAAATTAATCGATCTTTTGGTCGGAATATTAATATAG
- the kdpC gene encoding potassium-transporting ATPase subunit KdpC: MKTYFLPSLRITVVLLVLLSGLYPLVIAGIGKFTPGQGDGVTVTYKGRVVGYANIGQKFTKDQYFWSRPSAANYQADAGVGSNKGPSNPDYLKGVEKLIDTFMVHNPTVKRGEIPAELVTSSGSGLDPNLSPAGAEVQVARIAKVRNIPAAQVEKIIADNTEGPVLGLFGPSKVNVLKMNVALDELTNK; this comes from the coding sequence ATGAAAACATATTTTTTGCCTTCACTAAGAATAACAGTTGTACTGTTAGTGCTGTTATCAGGCCTTTATCCGCTGGTAATAGCAGGCATCGGAAAATTTACACCGGGACAAGGTGACGGCGTTACCGTTACTTACAAAGGGCGCGTTGTTGGTTATGCCAACATCGGCCAAAAATTCACAAAGGATCAGTATTTCTGGTCGCGCCCGTCTGCCGCCAATTACCAGGCAGATGCCGGCGTAGGTTCTAACAAAGGACCTTCAAATCCGGATTACCTGAAAGGCGTTGAAAAACTGATTGACACCTTTATGGTACATAACCCAACTGTAAAACGTGGTGAGATCCCTGCCGAACTGGTTACTTCATCAGGTTCAGGTTTGGATCCTAACTTATCGCCTGCTGGCGCCGAAGTTCAGGTAGCAAGGATTGCCAAAGTACGCAATATCCCTGCTGCACAGGTGGAAAAAATTATTGCTGATAATACCGAAGGGCCGGTTTTAGGCCTGTTCGGACCATCAAAAGTGAACGTTTTGAAAATGAACGTTGCTTTGGATGAATTGACTAATAAGTAA